One region of Lampris incognitus isolate fLamInc1 chromosome 4, fLamInc1.hap2, whole genome shotgun sequence genomic DNA includes:
- the usp47 gene encoding ubiquitin carboxyl-terminal hydrolase 47 isoform X2 → MEIVSSEENQLVPREIENVAEEPRVLCIVQDTTNAKTVNERLTLNLPASTSLCKLHEDIAHKAGYITGTFDLTWGNAADMAPLDHSSEMSLSESGFEPGKRNFLQLTDKDGEQPQIASDESGTADSSGLDDSSQERFIGPLPRDGMAGCSSDYSSPSYSYSSILNKSETGYVGLVNQAMTCYLNSLLQTLFMTPEFRNALYNWEFEDSEEDPVTSIPYQLQRLFVLLQTSKKRAIETTDVTRSFGWDSSEAWQQHDIQELCRVMFDALEQKWKQTEQADLINQLYQGKLKDYVRCLECGYESWRIDTYLDIPLVIRPFGASQAFGSVEEALQAFVQPETLDGPNQYFCERCKKKCDARKGLRFLHFPYLLTLQLKRFDFDYTTMHRIKLNDHMTFPEELDMSPFIDVEDEKSPQTESCTDSGAENEGSCHSDQMSNDFSTDDCVDEGICLDNTGSTERVLKPKSLLTFELFSVMVHSGSAAGGHYYACIKSFSDGQWYSFNDQHVSKITQDDIRKTYGGSSGSRGYYSSAFASSTNAYMLIYRLKDPSRNAKYLDVEDFPEHIQRLVQKEKECEEQEKRQREIERNTCKIKLFCMHPVKMMMMMENKLEVHKDKTLREATEMAYKLMELEGVVPLDCCRLVKYDEFHEYLECSYEGEEDMPMGLLLGGVKSSYMFDLLLETRRPEQVFQPYKPGEVMVKVHVVDLKTETIAPPISVRAYLNQTVIEFKQLIAQATELSAETMRVVLERCYNDLRLLYVPNKTLKAEGFFRSNKVFVESSDSSDHQVTFTDSLLWKLLDRHGNTIRLLVLLPEQSPGTLTNRTVCKKASGDSNLSFGSKGNRKSVDAMLEESTEKLKNLSLQQQQGSGTSDSQKSSDASDFDHIESPIQESDSKICAAADNRELENRIRSAVAGNGSASTSDLENQFACEERSDSEVNNDRSTSSVDSDILSSSHSSDTLCNADSGPIQLANGLDSHSITSSRRSKAHEGKKETWDTAEEDSGTDSEYDENGKSKAEAQYVYFRAEPYAQDSTTGEAQKCLLVHVDKRITLAAFKQNLEPFVGVTSTQFKVFRVYANNQEFESVRLNETLSSFSDDNKITIRLGRALKKGEYRVKVYQLLVNEPEPCKFLVDTVFAKGMTVRQSKEELLPQLKEQCKLDLSTDRFRLRKKTWKNPGTVFLDYHVYEEDINISSNWEVFLEVLNEPEKMKFMSQLAVLTRRWSPSQMKLEPFQEVVLESSSVEELKDKGQQRGAAGSIGGRAQ, encoded by the exons ATAGAAAATGTAGCCGAGGAGCCGAGAGTGCTGTGTATAGTCCAGGACACCACCAATGCCAAGACTGTCAACGAGAGACTGACCCTCAACCTTCCTGCCTCCACCTCCCTCTGCAAACTTCACGAAGACATTGCCCACAAAGCAGGCTACATAACTGGCACGTTTGACCTCACATGGGGCAATGCAGCTGACATG GCACCACTGGACCACAGCAGTGAGATGTCTCTCTCAGAGTCTGGGTTTGAGCCCGGGAAGAGGAATTTTCTTCAGCTGACCGACAAAGATGGAGAACAGCCCCAGATTGCTTCG GATGAGTCAGGAACTGCAGACAGCAGTGGACTAGATGACAGTTCCCAAGAGCGTTTTATTGGACCCCTGCCAAGAGACGGCATGGCAGGGTGCAGTAGTGACTACAGCAGCCCCTCCTACTCCTACTCCTCCATCCTCAACAAATCAGAGACAG GATACGTGGGTTTGGTCAATCAGGCCATGACCTGTTATTTAAACAGCCTCCTGCAAACGCTGTTCATGACCCCGGAGTTCAGGAACGCTCTGTACAA CTGGGAGTTTGAGGATTCTGAAGAGGACCCAGTCACCAGCATCCCCTACCAGCTTCAAAGGCTTTTTGTTTTGCTGCAGACAAGTAAGAAACGGGCAATTGAGACCACTGATGTGACACGAAGCTTCGGTTGGGACAGCAGCGAGG CCTGGCAGCAGCATGACATCCAGGAACTATGCAGGGTCATGTTTGACGCCCTGGAGCAAAAGTGGAAACAGACAGAGCAG GCTGACCTGATCAACCAGCTGTACCAGGGGAAGCTGAAGGACTACGTTCGCTGTCTGGAGTGTGGCTATGAGAGCTGGAGGATCGATACCTACCTGGACATCCCACTCGTCATTAGACCCTTCGGAGCCAGCCAGGCTTTTGGCAGCGTG GAGGAGGCTTTGCAAGCATTCGTCCAACCAGAGACTCTGGATGGGCCAAATCAGTATTTCTGTGAGCGCtgcaaaaaaaaatgtgatgccCGTAAG GGGCTAAGGTTTCTGCACTTTCCCTACCTGCTGACACTACAGTTAAAGCGCTTTGACTTTGACTACACCACTATGCATCGGATCAAACTCAATGACCACATGACCTTCCCCGAAGAGCTGGACATGAGCCCCTTCATTGACGTGGAGGATGAG AAGTCTCctcagacagagagctgcactgaCAGTGGGGCAGAAAATGAAGGTAGTTGCCACAGCGACCAGATGAGCAATGATTTTTCCACTGATGACTGTGTTGACGAGGGCATCTGTCTGGACAACACCGGCAGCACCGAGAGGGTATTGAAGCCAAAG AGTTTGCTGACTTTTGAGCTGTTTTCTGTCATGGTCCATTCGGGGAGTGCCGCAGGTGGCCACTACTACGCCTGTATCAAATCCTTCAGCGATGGCCAGTGGTATAGTTTTAATGACCAGCACGTTAGTAAG ATCACCCAGGATGATATCAGGAAGACATATGGAGGGTCCTCAGGGAGCAGGGGCTATTATTCCAGTGCCTTTGCCAG CTCTACAAATGCATACATGCTGATTTATAGGCTGAAAGATCCCTCAAGGAATGCAA AGTATTTAGATGTAGAGGATTTTCCAGAGCACATACAGCGTCTGGTTCAgaaggagaaagagtgtgaagaaCAGGAAAAACGACAGCGGGAGATTGAGCGTAACACCTGCAAG ATCAAGCTTTTCTGCATGCACCctgtgaagatgatgatgatgatggagaacAAGCTAGAAGTTCACAAGGACAAAACCCTCAGAGAAGCAACAGAGATGGCCTATAAG CTGATGGAGCTGGAGGGCGTGGTTCCTCTTGACTGCTGTCGCTTGGTGAAATACGATGAGTTCCACGAGTATCTGGAATGCTCCTATGAGGGTGAGGAGGACATGCCAATGGGCCTGCTGTTGGGGGGAGTAAAGTCCTCGTACATGTTTGACCTACTATTGGAGACCCGCAGGCCGGAGCAGGTGTTCCAGCCCTACAAACCTGGAG AGGTGATGGTTAAGGTCCATGTTGTGGATCTCAAGACTGAGACCATTGCTCCTCCAATCAGCGTGAGGGCTTACCTGAACCAGACCGTCATTGAATTCAAACAACTCATTGCACAG GCTACAGAACTGTCTGCAGAAACCATGCGTGTGGTCCTGGAGCGCTGCTATAACGATCTTCGGCTCCTTTATGTCCCCAACAAGACATTGAAAGCCGAGGGCTTCTTCAGGAGTAACAAG GTTTTTGTGGAGAGCTCTGATTCATCAGATCACCAGGTCACTTTCACCGACTCCCTTTTATGGAAACTGCTCGATCGCCACGGAAACACCATCCGACTTTTGGTCTTGCTGCCTGAGCAGTCTCCTGGCACCCTGACCAACAGAACTGTTTGCAAGAAAGCGAGCGGTGACTCCAATCTGTCCTTTGGGTCAAAGGGTAACAGGAAATCCGTAGATGCTATGCTGGAGGAAAGCACGGAGAAACTAAAGAACTTGTCTCTCCAGCAGCAGCAGGGCTCCGGCACCAGCGACAGCCAGAAGAGCTCAGACGCTAGTGACTTTGATCATATTGAGTCACCCATCCAGGAGTCAGACTCCAAAATCTGTGCAGCTGCAGACAACCGAGAGCTGGAGAACCGGATCCGGTCAGCAGTCGCTGGCAATGGCAGCGCCTCCACCTCCGACCTTGAGAACCAGTTTGCCTGTGAGGAGCGGTCGGACTCAGAGGTGAACAACGATCGCAGCACAAGCTCGGTGGACAGCGACATCCTGAGCTCCAGCCACAGCAGTGATACCCTGTGTAACGCTGACAGTGGTCCCATCCAGCTGGCCAACGGCCTGGACTCCCACAGCATCACCAGCAGCCGTCGCTCCAAGGCCCATGAAGGCAAGAAAGAGACCTGGGACACAGCGGAGGAAGACTCCGGCACGGACAGCGAATATGACGAAAACGGGAAGAGCAAAGCAGAGGCCCAATACGTTTACTTCAGAGCAGAACCTTATGCCCAGGACAGCACCACTGGGGAAGCACAGAAAT GTTTACTGGTCCATGTGGACAAGAGAATAACGCTGGCAGCGTTTAAGCAGAACCTGGAGCCCTTTGTCGGAGTCACCTCCACACAGTTTAAAGTTTTCCGGGTGTACGCCAACAACCAGGAGTTTGAGAGTGTGCGGCTGAACGAAACCCTGTCCTCCTTCTCAGATGATAACAAG ATAACTATTCGACTTGGAAGAGCACTGAAAAAAGGGGAATACAGAGTAAAAGTATACCAGCTACTAGTGAATGAACCAGAG CCCTGCAAGTTTCTGGTGGACACTGTTTTTGCCAAAGGCATGACTGTCAGACAGTCTAAAGAGGAGCTGCTCCCGCAGTTAAAAGAACAATGTAAGCTTGACCTCAGCACTGATAG GTTTCGTCTCAGGAAGAAGACTTGGAAGAATCCAGGCACAGTGTTTCTGGACTACCACGTCTACGAAGAAGATATCAACATCTCCTCTAACTGGGAGGTCTTCTTGGAGGTTCTGAATG